Within Rhododendron vialii isolate Sample 1 chromosome 12a, ASM3025357v1, the genomic segment TGTGCCCTCGCTTTTTACAAGGCAAATGGAATAATTAGTTAATATGATCTAGTGCTATACAAAGAATTTTTCATGGTTAAGCAGGGAAGCATGTGCCGTTATGATTTGGTTAATCACTATTGGAACCGTGGATGTTTCTGTGCTTTTATATAGCTCAGCAAATTTGCCCTGAGCACCATGAGGTCTAGAGTCTACCTAGTCAGAAGTGCTAAAAGGTGGTTCTGTGGCAGTTGCATCACCCAGTTGGCAGGAGTCATGGACTACGGAGAAACAATATGTTGCTCAGTAGATAATTTAAATGTATTCTCACTTTCGCTTGATGGTTTATCATATTAAGTAGTACGTATACTATTCACCAGCAAAATTGAAGGGATGAACTTAAGCAGATAAAAGCTTTGGGCAGGTGGACTCTAGGATATTTTTGGGAATCTTATGAATATATTTCAGGCTATGATTTGACTTATGCGCTTGTTGACAATGAGAACACCTTCAAGAGTCAAGGTGCTCTGAGGGTACTCATGGAATAAAAAATCTCACCTAATGAACAGGACATCAGACGTCCTTTGTTCAGAAGACAGACTTATTTTCAGGGTTTCAAGTTGGATTTTATACCTCGGGATGATGCTATGTACCTTGTCAATTGTTTTACCTGCAATAAGATATGAGTTATCGATGTCGAGTGTTGATCCAACCACTGTCTTGTACcaatcacacaaacacacatattTGTATTGATTGTTCCCATTCAGTTACCATGTTGACGCAGGACAATTGGCCCTCCGTTTTGTTCGCAATGGCTGGTGGAGTGGTCCTTAGCCTTGGAAACCTCTGTAGTCAATATGCATGGGCCTTTGTTGGGATATCAGTGACTGAGGTGATCACTTCAAGCATAACTGTTGTTGTAGGTATTGTCTTCTTAATGTAAATAACCTACAAACTCATTTCTTCCCACGACTACTTTTGTAAATATATTGCATGGCATGAATTGAAATTTTACATAAAATCTTGTAACAGGCACAACAGCGAACTACTTCTTGGACGACAAAATCAATAAAGCTGCAATTCTATTCCCTGGTGTTGGATGCTTCTTGATTGCAGTTAGTCTTGGCTCTTGTGTTCATGCTTCTAATGTGGCTGATAATAAAGCAAAGCTCGGTAGCTTGCCAGATGATTACAAAGCTGCGTAAGGGCATATCTCTGAGTACTAGACAATTTTATAGAACCATGGTTACATGGCGAGTGCTTTTTGTGTGTCTTGTGTTGTTTTTCATACCAATTGAAATTACTTCACCCAAGTCAAATAGTTTTATGTTATACCCCTTGTTTAATTGTTCGTTGGTTGTGTTGATGCCACTGTTACTGGAGTGCTTGCCTTCATCGACATAACTGAGCAGCAGATACTCTCTGTCATGAAGTGGATAACAGCAACTGAAATATTAAGATGTGAATATTCATCTTTTGTAATGCAGATCATAATTATCAGATCTCAAATTTGGGATAAAGTCAATATTTTTGTgcattagaaatttttttagtttgatttaTCTCGACTCATTCTATGGATTTATATAAACATTATCAGCCACCAAACACTGCCTTATTCGTGAAGCACCGgtctcttttttggtttttatgttttatgcttACTTTTGTCGAATTATAATATGTTTCCAGCAGTATAAGTTTCAGAAGAATAGTAATTGCATTGGCTTTTTTTAAGTTATTCTACTCCATTATTCCAAAGCATTGACGTTAAATCAAAAATGAATCCTTGCCAGGGCTGCAGATGTTTCTGTGTCTAAAGAAACACATCCAGACATAGGTACGAAACTctaggtgtgaattctgtatcAAAACTTGTGTCTCATTTCATTTGATAGACTGACATTTGATGATATCTCGTCCTCCAATTGAATGTGATATATAGTTGGAACAAAGGACCCGGAGAGAGGAACTGGTACTGCAGACAAGACAAAATTTGGGAGTGCTGACTTTCTTATAGGGCTTGAGAACCGAAGAGCAATTAAGGTTTATCTGCAGTTTTTTGGTAGATTGCTTTTTGTTTAGTGTCCTTTCTACTTCCCTAAAGCAGATACTTAACAACCCTGCTACTCTTAGAAATCTctgacctaattttttttttattatcccTTACACAAACAATCACCAGTATGCTATCATGTTTGGAATTGTCAGTTTTTTAATGATTTTACCCTCCCTCTCCACAATTCCATTTGGGATGTTACATACCATTTGTGCAGTGGACAAAATTTGGTGTCATTTCTGTTTTACCCTTCTCATTTGAATTTCAAACTCcaatttcttgtatttttgtcGTCACTTTGTCTCCATAATTAGTTGGATTCCCGAAATATTTCTCTACACAAATCAGGTAGTACGGATAGCATTTTTCTAGTTGCACATTTTACTGTGTATCAGTGGTGTGTGATGTCAATTAGGAGGACAGAGCATGcatgtaacgacccgctccatctttgtacaatattgtccgctttagacgcccaaagcccatagacttcccagtgaggtcacccatccttggattgttccaggatgagcacgcttaaatGTGAAGTTCTTATGCGCTTTGGCCCGctctcacggctttaaaaggccttgtacaagtaggatggATCTTTTCTTATGAACCATGACTTACCCCCTTCCGTCCGGACGCTTCCTGCAGTACCGTCGGCCAAcggaaagcggggtgtcacaatctaccccccttagggatgcaacgtcctcgttgcacagGCCCAGCAACCTTTCCCTGGTGGCCATGGTGTGGCACTTAGTTCTGTACAGCACAATCAGTGTGCTCGtaccagattctagaggtggcccccaccatgtagaccagggttgtgctctgataccatttgtaacgacccgctccatctttgtacaatattgtccgctttggacgcccaaagcccatagacttcccagtgaggtcacccatccttggattgctccaggatgagcacgcttaactgtgaagttcttatgcgctttggcccgccctcacggctttaaaaggccttgtacaagtaggatggatcttttcttataaaccatgacttacCCCCTTCCGTCCGGACGCTTCCTGCAGTACCGTCGGCCAAcggaaagcggggtgtcacaatGCACTTCCATTTTACCAGTTTAAAGCATGTCATACGCTGCTCGTTCAATATTATACGTAAACATTCCCTGGAATATTTGTTGCACAGATGCATTAAATAATCCAGCAGTACCATAGAAATAGGTGACATGAACATGATACTGCTTGCAGGTGTTTGGGAAGAGCACTATGATTGGTCTGGCCATAACATTCTTTGCAGGATTatgcttctctctcttctcaccaGCATTCAACCTGGCAACCAATGACCAGTGGGACACCTTGAAAGATGGCGTCCCTCACTTAACCGTCTACACCGCTTTTTTCTACTTCTCTGTCTCTTGTTTCGTGCTTGCTGTCATTTTAAACGTCATATTCCTCTATCACCCAGTATTGAACTTACCCAAATCATCGATAAGGGCTTATCTCACAGACTGGAATGGCAGAGGTTGGGCTTTTTTGGCTGGACTTGTTTGTGGGTTTGGGAATGGTCTTCAGTTCATGGGAGGCCAAGCTGCAGGGTATGCTGCTGCTGATGCGGTTCAGGTTAGTCCGAACTTGTTGTCATTGATGATGAATGATGACTTTGAGAGATGATGGAGTAACTTATAGAATCCAACTATATTGCACTCTTGATTTTATGGGCCCGGTTGTCCAAAAAGCCTTGTTTCGGCTTCTTTTTGTCCTAAGTGaactttttccctcttttggtcgatctttgttactttttggatcATCTTGACTTGAGTGACTATAttggagaaaaagagaggaagaattgtcccttttttgtttgttttgtttagtgTGTTTTTTTCTAATACAATCTCATTCCTTGATTTTTCCTCGCAAAAAAATTGGACCTgaaaaaagataatcaaattaatgaaaaaaacaTAGGTGTTGTTCATTTTGGAGAAATCAACCACGCCTTGGTCTTTCACTGTGAAAGTGAACAAGGGGTTACAGACTGTTTAGTTGCTAAAGTGGACCTTATTCATTTGAGGTTGGGGGTTCAACCTTGGACCTTAGGTCAACCGCTTTGCTCAAATGACACCAGTGGTTATGTCTCTAACCAATCTATCACCCCCAGATCCCCATTACTTAGATGATGTTCGGTGTACTCTTTCATTGTGATGGACGCAGATTAGCTTGTGTATTTCTTTATAAGATGCAATATGCTGAATAACACATTGAACTTTTTGCGGTACAAACAGGCATTTCCGCTTGTGACCACATTTTGGGGAATACTTTTATTTGGAGAGTACCGGAGATCTTCAAGAAAAACATACGGATTGCTCGTCAGCATGCTGTTCATGTTCATTGTGGCTGTTGCACTCTTAATAGCGTCCGCAGGGCAGCGGAATGAATAAGCCGATGAAAGATCCTCATCAACCATTACAATGGAGGTTAACTCTTAGCTCAGTAAAGAGCAAGCAAATGCTGCATCATGCTGATTCGTTGAGGCGCAACCGATACCAATTTGAATGTTGCATGTTgatatcagaaaaataatactattgGTGGAGATTGGAAAAAACTGAACAAGTAAACAAAAAAGGGGACAAAGAAGTAGGGGTAAAAAGGATTGTAGATGAAACTGTCCCAtgatttggtttttctttttctgaagtGTGTTCAGACCGCCGGGTCATCTTGTATTTTTTATCTGCTACTTATGTTTGTTGTTTAAGCTTTTGTTTTGTTCAGCCTATGGGCCGGGTAATTTgtatagggttttttttatcaacatatATGGCATTTGATTGCCATTAAAGAAATAGGGTGAATGACACCGATGTCCCCTGAAGTTTGCTGCAATTATATTAGTACCCCTGATATGTTGTGACATTGCCCTCCTTGAGGTTTTAAGTTGCACAATAATTAGTCTCCTCTATTAGTAGAACGTTAGTCAACCCACAAAACTTTAACCATCTCTAACTGTTgactatttttttcccccttttggcTCAGTACTGGCTaactgttaatttttttgttatatccATTATAACCCTGTATCATCTCTCTTACATGTCGTAAACCTATATCGTCATTACACCCGCCCCTCCGCCATCCAATGGGAGAGAGACCCAAAACAACCTGTCGTGGCCTTAGCTGAGACCTAACACAACCTGGCGCCACCACCTTAAATGATACCCATCACTACCGGAAGCAATGGTAGGTGCAAGTTTTGTGTTTAGCGGGGCCCGAACCACTTGTGTTTCTATATTGTTATGAAATCAAAAATATTCTCCATAAGTAGATATTGCAACTCCCAGATCATTTAGTGGGCACGAGGCCAATTCTTTTGCAACACTAAGAAAAGCCATGTGGTAGGTGAACTTATAACTAGCAAAGGAAGGTtacaaaaagcaaattggacaACAAAGGATTTAGCTGGTTAATTTACTAGGACTATCGTTCATGGCAATGTCTTGTCAAATCTCATTTAGCTGGCACAAGGATCTTCCAGCTTCGACAaagttttttccttcttttttttgtacataATATGCATATGGTTCCCTCCCACTACCATaattgtattgtattgtatttttGCCATGAACTGAACAAAAGTTGCAGTTTCCTCAAAGAAGAATAAATATGGCAAGGAGGAGAACCCATAAGGGAAGAGCGATCTTTTTTGCGCACGAGGGTAAAAGAGTAACTTCCCATCCATGAAAGCGGAGTCTCTATTGAAGCAATACCTGATTAGGGGATGAGAATGGTGTAAGTCACCATTATAATATATTAGCCAATATACCCTTCTCTACTTCATTGCACGCACAGTCGCACAACTCTTGCCaccctcttctctttcttccgtCTGCACTTCACACCAAGCATCATAATGGGGTGTGGGCTGCCTTTGGGCATACCCCAAAATTTTATCTAATTTAGGGAGCCCCAAAATTGCCTATGTTTGTTATACCATGTCTACACAGAAAATTAGTTGAATAGATTAGTtatgttatatatattaaaagtaATATGGTAGTTAAGCTTGATTGTGAGAGTTAATTAGTACATCTTGGCTCTGGCCACAACCAAAATGTTTGTTTAGTTGGATCGAATAGACAAATAAACATAACCATAAGTCACTAATAAGAGATATCTCATCTAAGTTGTCGTTGTAAACTGTGAAACGTCAAATAAGTAGGTATATAAAAGTTGTTTTAATAGATGAGTGCTTCTACGCCCACGACTCTACTTCTAGGCAGCTTTGCTTTGAATTTTGCTACCATGTTTGTCTTGGTGTATTGACTTTGAAGTAACATTAAGCTTGAAAACGAACGTCTACTCTGTGCAACTTAAGGAgctcttttttatattttagtaCCAGCTCATTTTAAAACCAAAAGTTTAGGAACACAATAATACCTTTAAAACACAATTGTGTCACCAACCGTTACACACATATGCAGAGACGGAGGGAGGTgtgggcatatgggggccaaGGCCCCCGCGCAGTTTCggggttttatttatttatttatttataaatattaatgttttttttttgtttttttgtttggtgagaacatctaggtattgtattttgtattggatattatttagacataaaaatgtgttcgttttttgtcccaaaactcaatttctctctctgtgcatggtctcccataagtttttccttcaattattgatctcatttctttttctatctctctctacttactacccaaaaaaacctccctcaaaatttaaaccaaacaaactattagattcccgaaccttcaaatttcaaaatcgtaTTCATATATTGGCCCCCATGTTTACAAGATCTTGGTTCCGTCCCTGCACATatggttgattaaaaaaaaaaaaccgttacACATATATGACTCCATGTCCATCTAAACGTTTCGAACACAATTGTgtccggagttgtgttttaaagatgCATTTGTAGCATTGCTCttttaaaactaaaaagaaagcTATATAAAAAGGTCAAATTGTGAGATGagtaaaatgacaaaaataggAATAGTTTTTCACGCGTTTCTAAATGGGGAGAAGAGACGACAATATTACCCTTTTACGTGTAAAAAGTGAATTAAGAAACACGAAACCCCAAGGGGTAGGTCTCGTGGTTAAAAAGGCCTTGGACTTACCGGTGTTTGCTCTCTCTTAAGTTCTCATGTCCGATACCTTTCAAATGCTACTAACTCTTTTGGGGTCAGTCCGACTTTAAGAGGTAAGAATCAGACACCTAATTATAAAACGAAAAAACCAAAATAGTTCTTGTTCGTTTAAAGAATTCAAAATTTCTGCGCACggtctctaataaattttttttttatatatctctctccactcattacatttTAAAACATCTCTCAAAACCAAAtcgaaaaagtgaaaaaaattaaaaatgacgcAACAAAGGGAGtgcaaaattatttgaaaagttgttaaaaataggtcaaaccaaacaattttaaaatggcCTAGTTTGAGGGATAATGGGATTCATGGAAATGGAATCTCCAGTCAAGATCCCCAGATCAGCACACCATTTTAAAACGATTCGTTTTGCTGTTTCAACGGCTCGTGCGTTGAAAAATCAGAAAGCTATCCTCAACATGTGCTACATTCTTCtccaacgtctctctctctctctctctctctctctctctctcttgtgacATTGCTTGCACTTCTGGGCCTCTCTCTCAACGTACTCTGCAATTTGTACAAGTATCAGTTTGTAATTGCATTACTCGTGCAAGGATTCCAAAACATCTGGTACgaagtttctttttttggttgcaCAGAGTTTTGGGATAGTTGTTTGTGATAATTGATTATTCTCGCCAAATGGGTTCTCCCAAATTGTGTGTTTCGCATCGTCTTCTAATTGAATTGTATTTAGGGTTCATTGATTTGGTATATGGCTTTTACTTGTGAACTCTGATAACTGCTCTTTAATTTTTAATGTCAGTACACAATTGATTCTCATGTCTGTTAAAATCCCGTTCCAAATACTACAATTCCTTCTTGTTGATTTCCTGTGTGATTTCTTGCTGGGGTcttgctttttcatttccattcaTAGTAGTGAACATAAGTGCCAGCTGATGCAGCCGGATTTTtcgaatatctctctctctctctctctctctctctctctctctctctctctctctctctctctctctctgtgtgtgttcaATACCTATGTTCAGTGTGCTTCGATTACGTTATTACACGTTTTCTAACCAACCAATTTAGCCCTTTTACTGTTATATTGGTTTCTTACTTGCTACCACTTTTTCCTTCAAGGTTCTTTCGTCAGAAAGACAATCATTTTGTTATAATATCTGTAAGATGCACGGCTCAAACACCAACGATAAGTATTGTCCACTTTGGCCAAGCCCACAACTGGCCTCACAGGACTGTCAGTGTCACTCTGGGCCCTAAGCTCAAGGGTACCTCCAAGATGGAAGTGTCTTGTGCCTTC encodes:
- the LOC131309929 gene encoding ureide permease 2-like isoform X4; its protein translation is MLTQDNWPSVLFAMAGGVVLSLGNLCSQYAWAFVGISVTEVITSSITVVVGTTANYFLDDKINKAAILFPGVGCFLIAVSLGSCVHASNVADNKAKLGSLPDDYKAAAADVSVSKETHPDIVGTKDPERGTGTADKTKFGSADFLIGLENRRAIKVFGKSTMIGLAITFFAGLCFSLFSPAFNLATNDQWDTLKDGVPHLTVYTAFFYFSVSCFVLAVILNVIFLYHPVLNLPKSSIRAYLTDWNGRGWAFLAGLVCGFGNGLQFMGGQAAGYAAADAVQAFPLVTTFWGILLFGEYRRSSRKTYGLLVSMLFMFIVAVALLIASAGQRNE
- the LOC131309929 gene encoding ureide permease 2-like isoform X2, which gives rise to MMDVSGTPSLIALPTESTLSNGLSLKIYLVESKGGAIVCMLLALFLLDTWPAILTLLERRGRLPQHSYLDYTITNFLAALFIAFTFGEIGKSTSEEPNFLTQLSQDNWPSVLFAMAGGVVLSLGNLCSQYAWAFVGISVTEVITSSITVVVGTTANYFLDDKINKAAILFPGVGCFLIAVSLGSCVHASNVADNKAKLGSLPDDYKAAAADVSVSKETHPDIVGTKDPERGTGTADKTKFGSADFLIGLENRRAIKVFGKSTMIGLAITFFAGLCFSLFSPAFNLATNDQWDTLKDGVPHLTVYTAFFYFSVSCFVLAVILNVIFLYHPVLNLPKSSIRAYLTDWNGRGWAFLAGLVCGFGNGLQFMGGQAAGYAAADAVQAFPLVTTFWGILLFGEYRRSSRKTYGLLVSMLFMFIVAVALLIASAGQRNE
- the LOC131309929 gene encoding ureide permease 2-like isoform X1, with the translated sequence MSGMDVSGTPSLIALPTESTLSNGLSLKIYLVESKGGAIVCMLLALFLLDTWPAILTLLERRGRLPQHSYLDYTITNFLAALFIAFTFGEIGKSTSEEPNFLTQLSQDNWPSVLFAMAGGVVLSLGNLCSQYAWAFVGISVTEVITSSITVVVGTTANYFLDDKINKAAILFPGVGCFLIAVSLGSCVHASNVADNKAKLGSLPDDYKAAAADVSVSKETHPDIVGTKDPERGTGTADKTKFGSADFLIGLENRRAIKVFGKSTMIGLAITFFAGLCFSLFSPAFNLATNDQWDTLKDGVPHLTVYTAFFYFSVSCFVLAVILNVIFLYHPVLNLPKSSIRAYLTDWNGRGWAFLAGLVCGFGNGLQFMGGQAAGYAAADAVQAFPLVTTFWGILLFGEYRRSSRKTYGLLVSMLFMFIVAVALLIASAGQRNE
- the LOC131309929 gene encoding ureide permease 2-like isoform X3 produces the protein MLLALFLLDTWPAILTLLERRGRLPQHSYLDYTITNFLAALFIAFTFGEIGKSTSEEPNFLTQLSQDNWPSVLFAMAGGVVLSLGNLCSQYAWAFVGISVTEVITSSITVVVGTTANYFLDDKINKAAILFPGVGCFLIAVSLGSCVHASNVADNKAKLGSLPDDYKAAAADVSVSKETHPDIVGTKDPERGTGTADKTKFGSADFLIGLENRRAIKVFGKSTMIGLAITFFAGLCFSLFSPAFNLATNDQWDTLKDGVPHLTVYTAFFYFSVSCFVLAVILNVIFLYHPVLNLPKSSIRAYLTDWNGRGWAFLAGLVCGFGNGLQFMGGQAAGYAAADAVQAFPLVTTFWGILLFGEYRRSSRKTYGLLVSMLFMFIVAVALLIASAGQRNE